A single Dermacentor variabilis isolate Ectoservices chromosome 9, ASM5094787v1, whole genome shotgun sequence DNA region contains:
- the LOC142557762 gene encoding synapsin-like, with protein sequence MAAMRQGTKVVRSFRPDMVLVRQHVRDGSRDNRPFLLGLRLGGVPAVNSLHSLYNFQDKPWVFAQLQGAQRRLGREQFPLVEQSFFPNHADMLAASKFPCVVKVGHAHGGLGKVRVQNQQELQDVAGLVALAGDYCVVEPFVEAKCDLHIQKIGSAYKCFVRKSISGHWKANVGSAMLEQVPLADRHRLWVDTVSELFGGLDICAVEAIQAKDGREFITEANDSAMQLLGESQEEDRRFIADLVLQRMQQYCRPPPQQMGGGAAPVPVPAAAVPAAVPPAAAAAAATQEPRAANTRPRRESQTSEKGEDPDDTMRNLRKTFAGVFGDM encoded by the exons ATGGCGGCCATGAGGCAGGGAACCAAG GTGGTCCGCTCGTTCCGGCCGGACATGGTGCTGGTGCGGCAGCACGTGCGCGACGGCAGCCGCGACAACCGGCCCTTCCTGCTGGGCCTGCGGCTCGGGGGCGTGCCGGCGGTCAACTCGCTGCACAGCCTGTACAACTTCCAGGACAAGCCGTGGGTGTTCGCCCAGCTGCAGGGCGCCCAGCGGCGCCTGGGCCGCGAGCAGTTTCCCCTCGTGGAGCAGAGCTTCTTCCCCAACCACGCCGACATG CTGGCGGCGTCCAAGTTCCCCTGCGTGGTGAAGGTGGGCCACGCGCACGGCGGACTGGGCAAGGTGCGCGTCCAGAACCAGCAGGAGCTGCAGGACGTGGCCGGCCTGGTGGCGCTCGCGggcgactactgcgtcgtcgaaCCGTTCGTCGAGGCCAAGTGCGACCTGCACATCCAGAAGATCGGCTCCGCCTACAAGTGCTTTGTGCGCAAGAGCATCAGCGGACACTGGAAGGCCAACGTGGGATCGGCCATGCTCGAGCAGGTTCCCCTCGCCGACCGGCACCGGCTGTGGGTGGACACGGTGTCCGAGCTGTTCGGCGGCCTCGACATCTGCGCCGTCGAGGCCATACAGGCCAAGGACGGCAGGGAGTTCATCACCGAG GCCAACGACTCGGCCATGCAGCTACTGGGCGAGAGCCAGGAGGAAGACCGGCGCTTCATCGCTGACTTGGTGCTCCAGCGGATGCAGCAGTACTGCCGGCCGCCGCCCCAGCAGATGGGCGGTGGTGCTGCGCCCGTACCCGTACCCGCCGCAGCAGTACCCGCCGCGGTGCcccctgcagcagcagcagccgccgccacaCA GGAACCGCGGGCCGCCAACACGCGGCCACGGCGGGAGAGCCAGACGAGCGAGAAGGGCGAGGACCCGGACGACACCATGAGGAACCTGCGCAAGACCTTCGCCGGTGTTTTCGGAGACATGTAG